From Panicum hallii strain FIL2 chromosome 2, PHallii_v3.1, whole genome shotgun sequence, a single genomic window includes:
- the LOC112879932 gene encoding ervatamin-B-like: protein MAASRCQALALLCACCLLLAGAASGGRVDVEDMLMMDRFRAWQAAYNRSYVSAAERLRRFEVYRRNMELIEATNRLGLSYQLGETPFTDLTSEEFLATHTMPRGLPRHDTAVRQLITTRAGPVSEGRYWNYTGVVDVPDSVDWRTKGVLTPVKDQKHCGSCWAFATVATIEGLHKIKTGKLVSLSEQELVDCASPPNHGCDGGNPALGLAWVADNGGLTTESDYPYGGRQGGCKLDKMRNHVAKISDVGLVDPDDEAALEAAVARQPVAVVINAEPNIQHYTGGVFHGPCDPEKIDHAVTVVGYGAEPGGGRKYWIVRNSWGGKWGEKGYFRLERRVKDKRGMCGVATFPSFPVM, encoded by the exons ATGGCTGCCTCACGTTGCCAAGCTCTGGCCCTCCTGTGCGCCTGCTGCCTTCTGCTCGCCGGCGCGGCCTCCGGCGGCCGCGTCGACGTCGAAGACATGCTCATGATGGACCGGTTCCGCGCGTGGCAGGCCGCGTACAACCGCTCCTACGTGAGCGCCGCGGAGCGACTGCGCCGGTTCGAGGTGTACCGCCGGAACATGGAGCTCATCGAGGCCACGAACCGGCTGGGGCTCTCGTACCAGCTCGGCGAGACCCCGTTCACCGACCTCACCAGCGAGGAGTTCCTGGCCACGCACACCATGCCGCGCGGGCTGCCCCGCCACGACACCGCCGTGCGGCAGCTCATCACCACGCGCGCCGGCCCGGTCAGCGAGGGCCGCTACTGGAACTACACGGGCGTCGTCGACGTCCCCGACAGCGTGGACTGGAGGACCAAGGGCGTCTTGACGCCCGTCAAGGACCAAAAACACTGTG GCAGTTGCTGGGCGTTCGCGACGGTGGCGACGATCGAAGGCCTGCACAAGATAAAGACGGGCAAGCTTGTCTCCCTCTCGGAGCAGGAGCTCGTGGACTGCGCCTCCCCGCCCAACCACGGCTGCGACGGCGGCAACCCCGCGCTCGGCTTGGCATGGGTGGCCGACAACGGCGGCCTCACCACGGAGTCCGACTACCCGTACGGGGGCCGGCAGGGCGGCTGCAAGCTCGACAAGATGCGCAACCACGTGGCCAAGATCAGCGACGTGGGGTTGGTGGATCCCGACGAcgaggcggcgctggaggccgCCGTGGCGCGGCAACCGGTCGCCGTGGTCATCAACGCGGAACCCAACATCCAGCACTACACGGGCGGGGTGTTCCACGGCCCCTGCGACCCCGAGAAGATCGACCACGCCGTCACGGTGGTCGGGTACGGCGCCGAGCCCGGCGGCGGGCGCAAGTACTGGATCGTCAGGAACTCGTGGGGTGGCAAGTGGGGCGAGAAGGGGTACTTCCGCCTGGAGAGGCGCGTCAAGGATAAGCGAGGCATGTGCGGCGTGGCCACGTTCCCGAGCTTCCCGGTGATGTGA
- the LOC112879938 gene encoding transmembrane protein 230-like: MPTRRHVQYSSLPTEDRDNLRFTYTPKPHRKIPWKSIALAFFLLLIGISLLSLSYFIFTSHMEGDDSQAYGLLFLGVLAFLPGYYETRVAYYSWRGAPGYTFASIPDY; the protein is encoded by the exons ATGCCAACCAGACGCCATGTTCAGTATTCGTCTCTTCCTACAGAGGACAGAGATAACCTACGGTTCACATATACTCCAAAACCGCATCGAAAAATTCCATGGAAGTCAATTGCCCTAGCATTTTTTCTCCTTCTCATAGGAATTTCACTCCTCTCCCTGTCATATTTTATATTCACAAGTCACATGGAGGGTGATGATTCTCAGGCATATGGTCTCTTATTCCTGGGTGTGCTTGCTTTCCTTCCCG GCTATTATGAGACTCGAGTTGCTTACTATTCCTGGAGAGGAGCACCAGGGTACACCTTTGCATCCATCCCAGATTATTAG
- the LOC112883209 gene encoding uncharacterized protein LOC112883209, giving the protein MAPTRGAGGGVRLPPMNALEILRETVRVLRGDPHAFTSILFLLLCPASGCLLLSAAALDGTVVLPLARRLLVAAAASGLPLTHFVRQLAHHLAATLVSAVVSFPALLTLLLGARAAVAYSVAAVYAGKPLAAGDITLLARRAWPRLAATYALGCAAVAAGLVAFFALLVTACSTLKAMLYPPDIVVCAGLFTVLAYSVVYAHTIIICNLGGVIAVLEEVAGVNALRRSVQLMRGQTHVGLLIFLGSTIGLAFVEGLFEHRVKTLSYGDGSSRLWEGPLLVLMYSFVMLIDSMMSAVFYFTCRSSSLDLLDKEGASVEELEMMRADNSDAVR; this is encoded by the coding sequence ATGGCGCCGACgcggggcgcgggaggaggggtgCGGCTGCCGCCGATGAACGCGCTGGAGATCCTGCGGGAGACGGTGCGCGTGCTGCGCGGGGACCCGCACGCGTTCACGTCCATCCTGTTCCTGCTGCTCTGCCCGGCTTCCGGGTGCCTCCTCctgtcggcggcggcgctggacggGACCGTCGTGCTGCCGCTGGCCCGGAGGCTCCTCGTCGCGGCTGCAGCGTCAGGGCTCCCGCTCACGCATTTCGTCAGGCAGCTGGCgcaccacctcgccgccacgcTTGTGTCTGCCGTCGTCTCGTTCCCGGCGCTACTCACGCTCCTTctcggcgcccgcgccgccgtggCATACTCCGTGGCCGCCGTGTACGCCGGGAAGCCGCTCGCTGCCGGGGACATCACCCTCCTCgcgcgccgcgcgtggccgcgcctcGCCGCCACCTACGCGCTCGGGTGCGCCGCTGTCGCCGCCGGCCTCGTCGCCTTCTTCGCACTCCTCGTCACCGCCTGCTCCACGCTCAAGGCCATGCTCTACCCGCCTGACATTGTCGTCTGCGCGGGCCTCTTCACCGTTCTCGCCTACTCCGTGGTGTACGCCCACACCATCATTATCTGCAACCTCGGCGGCGTCATCGCCGTTCTCGAGGAAGTGGCTGGGGTCAACGCGCTGCGCCGGTCAGTGCAGCTGATGCGTGGGCAGACCCACGTCGGGCTGCTCATCTTTCTTGGATCCACCATTGGCCTGGCCTTCGTCGAGGGGCTGTTTGAGCACAGAGTGAAGACCCTGAGCTACGGTGATGGGTCATCGCGTCTCTGGGAGGGGCCATTGCTTGTCCTTATGTACTCTTTCGTGATGCTGATCGATTCGATGATGAGCGCGGTGTTCTACTTCACTTGCCGGTCATCGAGCTTGGATCTCTTGGATAAGGAGGGTGCCTCTGTTGAGGAGCTTGAGATGATGAGGGCTGACAATTCAGATGCTGTCAGGTGA